In Inquilinus sp. Marseille-Q2685, the following proteins share a genomic window:
- a CDS encoding TlpA disulfide reductase family protein → MADLTRRALLGLGGATMVFPARRATAGDDTTPPVLISGAGQYTELEPVRTAPDRPIETIDGTVVDFAEFRGRVVLVNFWATWCAACVAEMPSFDRLAATEGERNLKVLPISMDRGGRVSVTAFYRRYRLSHLPVVTDPAEHIGHFRTGNLNGAPFALHALPITYLIDRRSRIRGYVPGAADWQSEAAQRLLQFMAST, encoded by the coding sequence ATGGCCGATCTGACCAGGCGCGCCCTGCTGGGGCTGGGAGGCGCGACGATGGTCTTCCCCGCCAGGAGAGCAACGGCGGGCGACGATACAACCCCGCCCGTCCTGATCAGCGGTGCCGGCCAGTATACGGAGCTGGAGCCGGTCCGGACCGCGCCCGACCGGCCGATCGAGACCATCGACGGCACGGTCGTGGATTTCGCGGAGTTCCGCGGCCGGGTGGTCCTTGTGAACTTCTGGGCGACCTGGTGCGCCGCCTGCGTCGCCGAGATGCCTTCTTTCGATCGGCTCGCCGCCACTGAGGGCGAGCGGAACCTGAAGGTGCTTCCGATCTCGATGGATCGGGGCGGACGCGTGTCCGTAACGGCCTTCTATCGACGCTACCGCCTGTCGCATCTTCCCGTGGTCACCGATCCGGCCGAGCACATCGGCCATTTCAGAACCGGCAACCTGAATGGCGCGCCCTTCGCGTTGCACGCTCTGCCGATCACCTACCTGATCGACCGCCGGTCTCGGATCCGCGGCTACGTGCCGGGCGCGGCCGACTGGCAATCGGAAGCGGCCCAGCGGCTTCTGCAGTTCATGGCCTCGACATAG
- a CDS encoding DsbA family protein: MTAISAVLAMMAAPSAFAQQDFDSAQKKAIEQIVRDTIQAHPEIVIEALDAYQAKQEADQRGAQARALTSRADDIFRSPSSPVIGNPQGDVTLVEFFDYQCPYCKRVQPDLERLLKEDSGLRVVMKEFPILGPTSVTAAQASLAAQKQDRYREFHMTLMAVKGQLTDQVIFDTAKQAGLDVEKLRQDMNQPSVAAELRANMDLAQALGIQGTPAFIVNNQLIPGAVGYDALKSQIEKDRGG; the protein is encoded by the coding sequence GTGACGGCGATCTCCGCTGTCCTGGCGATGATGGCCGCGCCGTCGGCCTTCGCTCAGCAGGACTTCGATTCAGCGCAGAAGAAGGCGATCGAGCAGATCGTGCGCGACACCATCCAGGCGCATCCGGAGATTGTGATCGAGGCGCTGGACGCCTATCAGGCCAAGCAGGAGGCCGACCAGCGCGGCGCCCAGGCCAGGGCGCTGACCAGCCGGGCCGACGACATCTTCCGCAGCCCGTCATCGCCGGTGATCGGCAACCCGCAGGGTGACGTCACCCTGGTCGAGTTCTTCGACTACCAGTGCCCCTACTGCAAGCGGGTGCAGCCGGACCTGGAGCGCCTCCTGAAGGAGGACAGCGGGCTGCGCGTGGTGATGAAGGAGTTCCCGATCCTCGGCCCTACCTCGGTGACCGCGGCCCAGGCCTCGCTGGCGGCGCAGAAGCAGGACAGATACCGCGAGTTCCACATGACCCTGATGGCCGTGAAGGGCCAACTGACCGATCAGGTGATCTTCGACACGGCGAAGCAGGCCGGGCTCGACGTCGAGAAGCTGAGGCAGGACATGAACCAACCGTCGGTGGCGGCGGAGCTGCGCGCCAACATGGATCTGGCGCAGGCGCTCGGAATCCAGGGCACCCCAGCCTTCATCGTCAACAATCAGCTCATCCCTGGCGCCGTCGGCTACGACGCACTGAAGAGCCAGATCGAGAAGGACCGCGGTGGTTGA
- the cueR gene encoding Cu(I)-responsive transcriptional regulator, with product MNIGQAAAASGVSAKMIRYYESVGLIRKAVRTEAGYRVYSDDEVHTLRFIRRARDLGFSVEQIAGLLTLWQDRDRSSADVKRIALEHVTELEQKVEGLKQMIATLKHLSASCHGDHRPDCPILDDLALQPPAKSARRANAGDGSRARHA from the coding sequence ATGAACATAGGACAAGCCGCAGCCGCCTCCGGCGTTTCCGCCAAGATGATCCGCTACTACGAGTCGGTAGGGCTGATCCGCAAGGCCGTCCGGACCGAGGCCGGCTATCGGGTCTATTCCGACGACGAGGTCCATACCTTGCGCTTCATCCGCCGGGCGCGCGATCTCGGCTTCTCGGTCGAGCAGATCGCCGGCCTTCTGACCTTGTGGCAGGACCGCGACCGGTCGAGCGCCGATGTGAAGCGGATCGCGCTCGAGCATGTCACGGAGTTGGAGCAGAAGGTCGAGGGCCTGAAGCAGATGATCGCGACGTTGAAGCATCTCTCGGCGAGCTGCCATGGCGATCATCGGCCCGACTGCCCGATCCTCGATGATCTGGCGCTCCAGCCCCCGGCCAAATCGGCCCGTCGCGCAAACGCTGGTGACGGCAGCCGGGCGCGACACGCTTGA
- a CDS encoding YqaA family protein produces the protein MDIVTSYLGLFSAAFLAATILPGSSEAVLIALLLGGRGDPVALLVVATAGNTAGAILNWGLGRWLLRYAGRRWFPVTREQLDRAGTWFQRYGAWSLLLSWVPVIGDPLTVVAGTLRMSFLPFVILVGIGKAARYGIVIAGAEAIRSL, from the coding sequence ATGGATATCGTGACGAGCTATCTCGGCCTGTTCAGCGCCGCCTTTCTTGCCGCGACCATCCTGCCGGGCTCGTCCGAAGCGGTCCTGATCGCGCTGCTCCTCGGCGGACGGGGCGATCCTGTGGCGCTGCTCGTCGTCGCGACCGCAGGGAACACGGCCGGCGCGATCCTGAACTGGGGCCTCGGGCGGTGGCTGCTCCGCTATGCCGGGCGCAGATGGTTTCCAGTCACAAGGGAGCAGCTCGACCGGGCGGGCACCTGGTTCCAGCGGTACGGAGCCTGGTCCCTCCTCCTGTCCTGGGTGCCTGTCATCGGTGATCCCCTGACGGTCGTCGCCGGGACGCTGCGCATGTCCTTTCTGCCGTTCGTCATCCTTGTCGGGATCGGGAAGGCCGCTCGCTACGGCATCGTGATCGCGGGCGCCGAAGCCATTCGCTCCCTGTAA
- a CDS encoding 2Fe-2S iron-sulfur cluster-binding protein, whose translation MKRIDIPQVGRTIDVGPGETILAKALEAGIAYPHGCRSGRCGACKSRLLEGEVELLPHTPFALSPSERAQGLVLACRAVPQTDATIAWLGHGDELAEFPVRRLAGRIAAVGEATHDIKLIRIALDDRSAFRFRPGQYARLTFPDLPPRDYSMASRPEDDLLEFHVRCVPGGATSARIFHRAMPGDPVTVEGPLGSAFLREKHAGPILAVAGGSGLAPIKAIVETAVTRSMRQPIHVYFGARTERDLYLTGHFRSLEAAHPDLRFVPVLSTEAPPGHRSGTISDAVAADLSDLDGWKAYVAGPPAMVEATGAALLARGMRSADIHADAFFTPDHQAS comes from the coding sequence ATGAAGCGCATCGACATTCCGCAGGTCGGACGCACGATCGACGTCGGACCCGGCGAGACCATCCTCGCCAAGGCGCTGGAGGCCGGCATCGCCTATCCGCACGGATGCCGGTCCGGCCGGTGCGGCGCTTGCAAGTCGCGCCTGCTCGAGGGCGAGGTCGAGCTCCTGCCTCATACCCCCTTCGCTCTTTCGCCTTCGGAGCGAGCCCAGGGGCTCGTGCTCGCCTGCCGAGCCGTGCCGCAGACGGATGCCACGATCGCCTGGCTGGGCCATGGCGACGAGCTGGCGGAATTTCCGGTTCGGCGGCTTGCAGGCAGGATCGCGGCGGTCGGAGAGGCGACCCACGACATCAAGCTGATCCGGATCGCGCTCGACGACCGGAGCGCCTTCCGGTTCAGACCGGGCCAATACGCCCGGCTCACCTTCCCCGATTTGCCGCCGCGCGACTACTCGATGGCGAGCCGCCCCGAGGACGATCTGCTGGAATTTCACGTCCGATGCGTTCCGGGCGGCGCCACCAGCGCCAGGATCTTTCATCGCGCGATGCCTGGCGACCCGGTCACGGTCGAGGGACCGCTCGGGTCAGCCTTCCTCCGGGAGAAGCACGCCGGGCCGATCCTCGCAGTCGCGGGCGGATCGGGGCTGGCGCCGATCAAGGCGATCGTCGAGACCGCCGTGACCCGGAGCATGCGGCAGCCGATCCACGTCTATTTCGGCGCCCGGACCGAGCGCGACCTCTATCTGACCGGGCACTTCAGGAGCCTCGAAGCGGCGCATCCGGATCTGCGCTTCGTTCCCGTGCTGTCGACGGAGGCTCCGCCTGGCCATCGGTCCGGCACCATCTCGGACGCGGTCGCCGCGGATCTGTCGGATCTGGACGGCTGGAAGGCCTATGTCGCCGGTCCGCCCGCCATGGTCGAAGCGACCGGCGCGGCCCTCCTTGCGCGAGGCATGCGATCGGCCGACATCCATGCCGACGCCTTCTTCACGCCCGACCACCAAGCATCCTAG
- a CDS encoding calcium-binding protein — protein METSSVVQDLVPSSGDVDQTVANVYLAWLGGLSFDFGAGQDSHEVAIGGFGSDRLHGSDSQDNLWGRDGDDQLAGGVGDDVVHGDNGQDLLTGGNGRDRLDGGTGDDRLFGAGEADSLHGGDGNDVLDEGVGHGDLDGGAGDDTLIGGQGPDAFMVDRDSGNDVIKDFTAGPGMFDHLALMGLHWSDLSFADTDQGVKISWHGGSVLLEGVMKADLSQDDFMFADQPELPPPSRPADAAGPEAASPSTEGPEIGPSQPDWLQSSFDRFADAFIGRGSLSFIFDDHAVAVGGDAGDSLQGSDAHDHLFGQGGDDHLLGSGGDDVLQGNAGNDALEGQDGMDRVDGGAGDDRLDAGAMPDELVGGDGNDTLDAGDGHDMIEGGPGDDVIRGGTGADAFMVDPGSGNDVVLDFEATGAAQGAFDHIALMEIRPDQVSVADTSGGALVSWDVDGNGQADGSVLLEGVAAADLRQSDFMFADAPGFMAGISTAGSSYIFPPGSDAMM, from the coding sequence ATGGAAACGAGCAGCGTCGTCCAAGATCTCGTGCCGTCGAGCGGTGACGTCGACCAGACGGTCGCGAATGTCTACCTCGCCTGGCTCGGCGGCCTGAGCTTCGATTTCGGGGCCGGCCAGGACTCGCATGAGGTCGCGATCGGCGGCTTCGGCAGCGACCGGCTGCATGGGTCAGATAGCCAGGACAATCTCTGGGGGCGTGACGGCGACGACCAGCTCGCCGGCGGCGTCGGGGATGATGTCGTGCATGGAGACAACGGCCAGGATCTGCTGACCGGCGGCAACGGGCGGGACCGCCTCGATGGCGGCACCGGGGACGACCGCCTGTTCGGCGCCGGCGAGGCCGACAGCCTGCATGGCGGCGACGGCAACGATGTCCTCGACGAAGGCGTCGGCCACGGCGATCTCGACGGCGGCGCGGGTGACGACACCCTCATCGGCGGCCAGGGGCCGGATGCCTTCATGGTCGACCGGGACAGCGGCAACGACGTGATCAAGGACTTCACCGCCGGCCCCGGCATGTTCGATCACCTCGCCCTCATGGGCCTGCACTGGAGCGACCTCAGCTTCGCCGACACCGATCAGGGCGTGAAGATCAGCTGGCACGGCGGTTCCGTCCTGCTCGAAGGCGTCATGAAGGCCGACCTCTCCCAGGACGACTTCATGTTCGCCGACCAGCCGGAGCTGCCGCCGCCGAGCCGGCCCGCAGACGCCGCCGGCCCGGAGGCGGCCTCGCCGAGCACCGAGGGACCGGAGATCGGTCCGTCGCAGCCGGATTGGCTCCAGTCCTCCTTCGATCGCTTCGCCGATGCCTTTATCGGCCGCGGCAGTCTCAGCTTCATCTTCGACGACCATGCGGTCGCCGTCGGCGGGGATGCGGGCGATAGCCTGCAGGGTAGCGACGCCCATGATCACCTGTTCGGCCAAGGCGGCGACGACCATCTGCTCGGATCCGGCGGCGATGACGTCCTTCAGGGCAACGCCGGCAACGATGCGCTCGAGGGTCAGGACGGCATGGACCGGGTCGACGGCGGTGCGGGGGACGACCGTCTCGATGCCGGCGCCATGCCGGACGAGCTCGTGGGCGGCGACGGCAACGACACGCTCGACGCCGGCGACGGCCATGACATGATCGAAGGTGGCCCCGGAGACGACGTCATTCGCGGCGGGACGGGGGCTGACGCCTTCATGGTCGATCCCGGCAGCGGCAACGATGTCGTGCTCGACTTCGAGGCGACGGGCGCGGCTCAGGGGGCCTTCGACCACATCGCCCTCATGGAGATCCGGCCCGATCAGGTGAGCGTCGCCGACACCAGCGGAGGCGCCCTGGTGAGCTGGGATGTCGACGGCAACGGCCAGGCCGACGGTTCGGTCCTGCTCGAAGGCGTGGCCGCTGCCGACCTGCGGCAGAGCGACTTCATGTTCGCCGACGCGCCCGGCTTCATGGCCGGCATCAGCACCGCCGGATCCTCCTACATCTTCCCGCCGGGATCCGACGCGATGATGTAG
- a CDS encoding heavy-metal-associated domain-containing protein codes for MCTSHQAHDHSQAATLEGAVLSFRVEDMTCGHCAGTIKGAIEGSIPGAKVDADPVRQIVSVTGTTDRAQVAEIITAAGYTPEAASAA; via the coding sequence ATGTGCACCAGCCATCAGGCGCATGATCACAGCCAGGCCGCGACCCTCGAAGGTGCGGTGCTGTCCTTCCGGGTCGAGGACATGACCTGCGGCCATTGCGCCGGCACGATCAAGGGCGCGATCGAGGGCAGCATTCCCGGCGCGAAGGTCGATGCGGATCCGGTCCGCCAGATCGTTTCCGTCACCGGAACGACCGATCGCGCGCAGGTCGCGGAGATCATCACCGCGGCCGGCTACACCCCCGAAGCCGCGTCCGCGGCCTGA
- a CDS encoding heavy metal translocating P-type ATPase, protein MAAHQENQSASAPGAAGRDIYQFAIEGMTCASCVRRVEQSIARTPGVAAATVNLATERADVSFSAAPDIPAVVKAIESAGYAVPQDTIELSIHGMTCASCVARVEKKLRAVPGVTVASVNLATERGTVRFARGAVPASALEQAVREAGYEARRIGSEDTSDRERDARAAETKALGRSLTFAALLTLPVFVLEMGSHFVPAIHDLVMATIGMRQSWIFQFVLATLVLFGPGLRFFRKGVPALLRGAPDMNSLVALGTAAAWGYSVVATFLPGVLPAGTANVYYEAAAVITALILLGRYLEARAKGRTSEAIKRLIGLQPKTARVVREGRTLDLPLTEVRAGDIVLVRPGERVPVDGEVVEGSSFVDEAMITGEPVPVAKGVGAEVVGGTINKTGSFSFRATRVGGETVLAQIIRMVEQAQGAKLPIQALVDKVTAWFVPAVMAVAAATFLVWLAFGPDPALAFALVNAVAVLIIACPCAMGLATPTSIMVGTGRAAELGVLFRKGDALQTLRDARVIALDKTGTLTRGRPELTDFDTLDGFDRDEVLRLVASVEARSEHPIAEAIVAAAEQRGLAPSPAEAFEAVPGHGVAASVDGRRVAVGADRHMRSLGLDPSAFAATAGRLGEDGKSPLYAAIDGRLAAIIAVSDPVKPSTPEAIRALHALGLKVAMVTGDNRGTAEAIARRLGIDEVAAEVLPEGKVEAVKRLGAGGRRVAFVGDGINDAPALAAADVGIAIGTGTDIAIESADLVLMSGDLRGVVNAIALSQATIRNIKQNLFWAFAYNAALIPVAAGALYPAQGWLLSPILAAGAMALSSVFVLTNALRLRRFRPPLADQRGEPAMEARLSPAA, encoded by the coding sequence ATGGCCGCACACCAAGAAAATCAGAGCGCTTCTGCGCCGGGCGCCGCCGGAAGGGATATCTACCAGTTCGCCATTGAGGGCATGACCTGCGCCTCCTGCGTGCGCCGCGTCGAGCAGTCGATCGCGCGGACGCCGGGCGTCGCCGCGGCGACGGTCAATCTCGCGACCGAGCGGGCCGACGTGTCGTTCTCGGCCGCGCCGGATATCCCCGCCGTGGTGAAGGCGATCGAGAGTGCGGGCTACGCCGTGCCGCAGGACACGATCGAGCTCTCGATTCACGGCATGACCTGCGCCTCCTGTGTCGCGCGCGTCGAGAAGAAGCTGCGGGCCGTCCCCGGCGTGACGGTGGCCTCCGTCAATCTCGCCACCGAGCGCGGCACGGTGCGGTTCGCGCGCGGCGCGGTCCCGGCTTCCGCCCTGGAGCAGGCGGTCCGTGAGGCCGGATACGAGGCCCGACGCATCGGCTCGGAGGACACGAGCGACCGTGAGCGCGACGCCCGGGCCGCCGAAACCAAGGCGCTCGGGCGGAGCCTGACGTTCGCGGCCCTCCTGACGCTGCCGGTCTTCGTGCTCGAGATGGGCTCGCATTTCGTCCCCGCCATCCACGACCTGGTGATGGCGACGATCGGCATGCGCCAGAGCTGGATCTTCCAGTTCGTCCTCGCCACCCTGGTCCTGTTCGGTCCGGGGCTGCGCTTCTTCCGCAAGGGCGTGCCGGCCCTGCTCCGCGGGGCGCCCGACATGAACTCGCTGGTCGCACTGGGGACGGCGGCCGCCTGGGGCTACTCGGTCGTGGCGACCTTCCTGCCGGGCGTCCTGCCCGCCGGCACGGCCAATGTCTACTACGAGGCCGCGGCCGTGATCACCGCGCTCATCCTTCTCGGCCGGTATCTCGAGGCGCGGGCGAAGGGCCGGACTTCCGAGGCGATCAAGCGGCTGATTGGCCTGCAGCCGAAGACGGCACGCGTCGTCCGGGAGGGGCGCACGCTCGATTTGCCGCTCACGGAGGTGCGGGCCGGCGACATCGTGCTGGTGCGGCCGGGCGAGCGGGTGCCGGTCGACGGTGAGGTGGTCGAGGGCTCGTCCTTCGTCGACGAGGCGATGATCACCGGCGAGCCGGTGCCGGTGGCCAAGGGCGTCGGCGCCGAGGTGGTCGGCGGCACCATCAACAAGACCGGCAGCTTCTCCTTCCGCGCCACGAGGGTGGGCGGCGAGACGGTGCTCGCCCAGATCATCCGCATGGTCGAGCAGGCGCAGGGCGCCAAGCTGCCGATCCAGGCGCTGGTCGACAAGGTCACGGCCTGGTTCGTGCCCGCGGTGATGGCGGTGGCCGCCGCGACCTTCCTGGTCTGGCTGGCCTTCGGGCCGGACCCGGCCCTGGCTTTCGCCCTGGTCAACGCCGTCGCGGTGCTGATCATCGCCTGCCCCTGCGCCATGGGGCTGGCGACGCCGACCTCGATCATGGTCGGCACCGGCCGCGCCGCCGAGCTGGGCGTGCTGTTCCGCAAGGGCGACGCGCTGCAGACCCTGCGCGACGCCCGGGTGATCGCGCTCGACAAGACCGGCACGCTGACCCGCGGCCGGCCCGAGCTGACCGATTTCGACACGCTCGACGGCTTCGACCGCGACGAGGTGCTGCGCCTCGTGGCCTCGGTCGAGGCCCGGTCCGAGCATCCGATCGCCGAGGCGATCGTCGCCGCCGCCGAACAGCGCGGTCTGGCCCCGTCGCCGGCCGAGGCCTTCGAGGCCGTGCCCGGCCATGGCGTGGCGGCATCGGTCGACGGCCGCCGCGTCGCCGTCGGCGCCGACCGCCATATGCGCTCGCTGGGCCTGGATCCGTCCGCCTTCGCCGCCACGGCCGGCCGCCTGGGCGAGGACGGCAAGTCGCCGCTCTACGCCGCCATCGACGGGCGCCTTGCCGCCATCATCGCGGTGTCGGACCCGGTCAAGCCGTCGACGCCGGAGGCGATCCGGGCCCTGCATGCGCTCGGCCTCAAGGTGGCGATGGTCACCGGCGACAATCGCGGCACGGCGGAGGCGATCGCCCGGCGCCTGGGCATCGACGAGGTGGCGGCCGAGGTGCTGCCGGAGGGCAAGGTCGAGGCGGTGAAGCGCCTGGGCGCCGGCGGCCGGCGGGTGGCCTTCGTCGGCGATGGCATCAACGACGCGCCGGCCCTGGCCGCGGCCGATGTCGGCATCGCCATCGGCACCGGCACGGACATCGCCATCGAGAGCGCCGACTTGGTCCTGATGTCGGGCGACCTGCGCGGCGTGGTCAACGCCATCGCCCTGTCGCAGGCGACGATCCGCAACATCAAGCAGAACCTGTTCTGGGCCTTCGCCTACAACGCCGCGCTGATCCCGGTCGCCGCCGGCGCCCTGTACCCGGCCCAGGGCTGGCTGCTGTCGCCGATCCTGGCGGCCGGCGCCATGGCGCTGTCCAGCGTCTTTGTGCTGACCAACGCGCTCCGGCTCCGTCGCTTCCGGCCGCCCCTGGCCGATCAGCGTGGCGAACCCGCGATGGAAGCGCGTCTCTCGCCCGCCGCCTGA
- a CDS encoding response regulator, with product MSSASSSDPEAKPRILIVEDDLEISGMLKDVLSEKGFAVSPAVSAAEMDAVLGRDRIDLVLLDIMLPGEDGFSICRRLRAMSAMPIIMVTARSEDIDRIVGLEIGADDYVSKPFNSRELVARIRALLRRAQGGRESAQARARALAFAGWVIDPVSRRLRNPDEARVALTSAEFDLLLAFCRNPGRVLSRDELLDLTPCGSAGPVKRSIDVHVSRLGQKIEPDPQDPSLIRTVRLGGYIFTPSVKEV from the coding sequence GTGTCGTCCGCTTCTTCTTCCGATCCCGAAGCGAAGCCCCGGATCCTGATCGTCGAGGACGATCTGGAAATCTCCGGCATGCTGAAGGACGTCCTGTCGGAAAAGGGCTTCGCCGTCTCTCCCGCCGTATCGGCGGCCGAGATGGACGCGGTGCTCGGGCGCGACCGGATTGATCTGGTCCTCCTCGACATCATGCTGCCGGGCGAGGACGGCTTCAGCATCTGTCGGAGGCTGAGAGCAATGTCCGCCATGCCCATCATCATGGTCACGGCGCGCAGCGAGGACATTGACCGGATCGTCGGGCTGGAGATCGGCGCCGACGATTATGTGTCCAAACCCTTCAATTCGCGTGAGCTCGTGGCCCGCATCCGAGCGCTTCTCCGGCGGGCGCAAGGCGGCCGGGAGAGCGCGCAGGCCCGCGCGCGAGCCCTGGCCTTCGCCGGCTGGGTGATCGACCCGGTCTCGCGCCGGCTGCGCAACCCGGACGAGGCGCGGGTGGCCCTGACGAGCGCCGAGTTCGACTTGCTCCTGGCCTTCTGCCGAAACCCCGGTCGGGTGCTCTCCCGTGACGAGCTGCTCGACCTCACGCCGTGCGGGTCGGCCGGGCCGGTCAAGCGCAGCATCGACGTCCATGTCAGCCGCCTAGGGCAGAAGATCGAGCCGGATCCGCAGGATCCGAGCCTCATCAGGACGGTCCGCCTGGGTGGCTACATCTTCACGCCGAGCGTGAAGGAGGTCTGA
- a CDS encoding ATP-binding protein, producing the protein MRALPRPRSWSITAQITGLVAVSVPLGVLLVMTGLHLLGEGSGHTSPAGPAGAAGTAAGRDLWHLILAPTVLTASVVLVFVTFLSLYAVRWIIAPLSSVAAAAESFGRSAEDDRLLSRGGPREIAQVAHALNDMRTRIRALLDDRRRMLAGIGHDLRTPLTRLRLRAERVADQNLREGMLNEIARITRMLDETLEVLRRDARSEEPSRIDLPSVLQTICSEFADVGHNITYEGPPQLIWTCRIGALTRAIGNVVDNAVRHGSAVTIALRVRDDGAIEIDVEDDGPGVPAPLRETVFDPFVKGDAARGSGPRSGFGLGLAIARDVVRDHGGAIELLDRIPRGLIVRLSFPARPGQA; encoded by the coding sequence ATGCGCGCTCTGCCTCGCCCGAGATCGTGGAGCATCACCGCCCAGATCACCGGCCTCGTCGCGGTGTCCGTGCCGCTCGGGGTCCTGCTCGTCATGACCGGCCTGCATCTTCTTGGCGAGGGATCCGGACACACGTCGCCGGCGGGCCCCGCCGGAGCAGCCGGGACCGCGGCCGGGCGCGATCTCTGGCATCTGATCCTGGCGCCCACCGTCCTCACGGCGAGCGTCGTCCTGGTGTTCGTCACGTTCCTTTCGCTCTATGCGGTCCGCTGGATCATCGCCCCGCTGTCCTCGGTCGCGGCAGCCGCCGAATCCTTCGGCCGCTCCGCCGAGGATGATCGGCTCCTGAGCCGCGGCGGGCCGCGCGAGATCGCGCAGGTGGCGCATGCTCTCAACGATATGCGCACCCGCATCCGAGCGCTCCTCGACGACCGGAGGCGCATGCTGGCCGGCATCGGCCACGACCTGCGGACGCCGCTGACGCGCCTGCGGCTTCGGGCCGAGCGGGTCGCCGATCAGAACCTGCGCGAGGGCATGCTGAACGAGATCGCGCGGATCACGCGCATGCTCGACGAGACCCTGGAGGTCCTGCGCCGGGACGCCCGATCGGAAGAGCCGTCCCGCATCGATCTGCCGAGCGTCCTGCAGACGATCTGCAGCGAGTTCGCCGATGTCGGGCACAACATCACCTATGAGGGCCCGCCACAGCTGATCTGGACCTGCCGGATCGGCGCTTTGACACGTGCGATCGGCAATGTCGTCGACAATGCCGTCAGGCACGGCTCTGCCGTCACGATCGCCTTGCGCGTGCGAGACGACGGCGCCATCGAGATCGATGTTGAAGACGACGGCCCCGGCGTTCCGGCGCCGCTGCGGGAGACGGTGTTCGACCCGTTCGTCAAGGGCGACGCTGCCCGGGGCTCGGGACCGCGCAGCGGCTTCGGCCTCGGGCTAGCCATCGCGCGCGACGTCGTCAGGGATCATGGCGGCGCGATCGAGCTCCTCGACCGCATCCCGCGAGGACTGATCGTGCGCCTCTCCTTTCCAGCCCGGCCAGGCCAGGCCTGA
- a CDS encoding FAD-dependent monooxygenase — MRVVIVGAGIAGLAAARGLGLLGWNAEIYEQAPELKALGAGILLSANALRALRALHLYDAVVARAQPIHRLSLLTQDGRLLQTTDHLAFSRRYGHLSAATLHRGDLQDALLSQLPPSIIRTGKRCIDARQAGHGAILTFADGETVEADLVLACDGIHSAVRAAVFPGARERFAGYTCWRAVADGAPAGADRTHVTESWGAGVRFGLVPLRDGRLYWFACRGAARMDDPELARADLAALQRIFSGFHPPIPKVLQATPADGLIWTDISDLAPLSSFVRGRVVLLGDAAHAVTPDLGQGAGLAIEDAAVLAALLRRLPSDEALRSYDASRVGRAHKLAAGSRLYGRIAQWENPLAVRLRDLLVGSIPERLMDRQLDSILDVRFEPVGSES, encoded by the coding sequence ATGCGCGTCGTCATCGTCGGTGCCGGGATTGCCGGTCTCGCCGCGGCGCGAGGCCTGGGCCTTCTGGGCTGGAACGCCGAGATCTACGAACAAGCACCGGAGCTGAAGGCTCTCGGCGCCGGAATCTTGCTGAGCGCCAATGCCCTGCGGGCGCTCCGGGCGCTGCATCTCTACGATGCGGTGGTCGCGCGCGCTCAGCCGATCCACCGACTGAGCCTGCTGACGCAGGACGGCCGACTGCTGCAGACGACCGATCATCTGGCGTTCAGCAGGAGATATGGGCATCTGAGCGCGGCGACGCTGCATCGGGGCGATCTGCAGGATGCCCTCCTCTCGCAGCTGCCGCCCTCGATCATTCGGACCGGCAAGAGATGCATCGATGCCCGCCAAGCCGGACACGGGGCGATTCTGACCTTCGCCGACGGCGAGACGGTCGAGGCCGACCTAGTGCTGGCCTGCGACGGCATCCACTCCGCGGTGAGGGCGGCTGTGTTTCCCGGGGCGAGAGAGCGCTTCGCCGGCTACACCTGCTGGCGCGCGGTCGCCGACGGCGCTCCGGCCGGAGCGGATCGGACCCATGTGACGGAGAGTTGGGGAGCGGGTGTTCGCTTCGGCCTGGTGCCGCTGCGAGACGGCAGGCTGTACTGGTTCGCCTGCCGCGGGGCGGCACGAATGGACGATCCTGAGCTGGCGAGGGCTGATCTGGCGGCGTTGCAGCGGATATTCTCCGGATTCCACCCGCCGATCCCGAAGGTGCTGCAGGCGACGCCCGCAGACGGCCTGATCTGGACCGACATCAGTGATCTCGCTCCGCTGTCGTCCTTCGTGAGGGGACGGGTGGTTCTGCTCGGCGATGCCGCTCATGCGGTGACGCCCGACCTCGGCCAGGGGGCCGGCTTGGCGATCGAGGACGCAGCGGTGCTCGCGGCCCTGCTCCGAAGACTTCCCTCGGATGAGGCGCTGCGGAGCTACGACGCGTCGCGGGTCGGGCGAGCCCACAAGCTCGCGGCCGGCTCCCGGCTCTATGGCCGGATTGCCCAGTGGGAAAACCCCTTGGCCGTCCGACTGCGCGACCTTCTGGTCGGAAGCATCCCGGAGCGCCTGATGGACCGGCAGCTCGACTCGATTCTCGACGTCCGGTTCGAGCCGGTCGGATCGGAGAGCTGA